The Streptococcus sp. S5 genome contains a region encoding:
- the rnc gene encoding ribonuclease III has protein sequence MEKLQALLSERFQIVFSDSSLLDTAFTHTSYANEHRLLKISHNERLEFLGDAVLQLVISEYLYKEHPNRPEGDLSKFRSMIVREESLAGFSRDCQFDHFIKLGKGEEKSGGRDRDTILGDLFEAFLGALLLDQGVEAVKRFIYQVMIPKVETGQFSQVIDYKTRLQELLQVHGDVEIQYQVVSESGPAHAKEFEVEVFVNGQTMGHGHGRSKKLAEQEAARNAVETRNDGPCI, from the coding sequence ATGGAGAAATTACAAGCCCTGTTATCGGAACGGTTTCAGATCGTTTTTTCAGATAGCAGTTTATTAGATACAGCTTTTACGCATACCTCTTATGCCAATGAGCACCGCCTCTTAAAAATTTCACATAACGAACGTTTGGAATTTTTAGGAGACGCTGTTCTTCAATTAGTTATTTCCGAATATTTGTATAAGGAACACCCAAACAGACCGGAGGGAGATTTGTCCAAATTCCGTTCTATGATTGTCCGTGAAGAGAGTTTGGCTGGTTTTTCTCGGGATTGCCAATTTGACCATTTCATCAAACTAGGCAAAGGCGAAGAAAAATCTGGTGGCCGGGACCGCGATACGATTCTTGGCGATTTATTTGAAGCCTTTTTAGGTGCTCTTTTACTGGATCAAGGAGTGGAAGCGGTCAAACGCTTCATTTATCAGGTCATGATTCCCAAGGTTGAAACGGGTCAATTTTCTCAAGTCATTGACTACAAGACCCGTCTGCAAGAACTGTTGCAGGTTCACGGAGATGTGGAGATCCAGTATCAAGTGGTCAGCGAGTCCGGTCCTGCTCATGCCAAAGAGTTTGAAGTAGAAGTATTCGTGAACGGTCAAACGATGGGCCATGGTCATGGTCGTTCCAAGAAATTAGCGGAGCAGGAAGCAGCCCGCAATGCAGTTGAAACGAGGAATGATGGGCCATGTATTTAA
- the smc gene encoding chromosome segregation protein SMC, translating to MYLKEIEIQGFKSFADKTKVVFDKGVTAVVGPNGSGKSNITESLRWALGESSVKSLRGGKMPDVIFAGTESRKPLNYACVTVVLDNQDGFIQQAGKEIRVERHIYRSGDSEYKIDGKKVRLRDVHDLFMDTGLGRDSFSIISQGRVEEIFNSKPEERRAIFEEAAGVLKFKTRRKETETKLNQTQENLDRLEDILYELEGQIQPLEKQATVARRFLELDQERQVLLLDVLVAQVDLTKELYEKADQEEKAIQEQLASYYQRRQVLEEENVRIKKARHQLDESLAEDQASLLEVTRLISDLEKQIEVAKLQSSQAAHSRKENLERLDAVLARLEEAKQELAQKQETLAVLQQRLTENRQQQEELEKELANYEEDPEQVIEHLREQYVALLQMEAEKSNERTAIESRIQALLQESSHRQEDLTKAQTNFETAKEKEVRQLEELDQAQATVKGLLAEYQEQLVKVEQAKAAYQEAQAAMFDLMDESKNKLARINSLEAIQKNHSNFYAGVKSVLQEAERLGGICGAVSENLSFSKDYQTALEIALGASSQQIIVEDEKAATRAIDFLKRNRLGRATFLPLTTIKARQLSPRNLELIQASAGFLGIASDLVTYENRFEQIFQNLLGVTAIFDTTEHAREAARKVNYQVRMVTLDGTELRTGGSYAGGANRSQNTVFVKPELDSLKQEMQALDACLREAEQEVETKDNLLKQAQEYLASIQSQGEQARLEQQRAQLAYQQSQEQLKEIQELLEALKSELATDATQSLQEELESLTEQLAKIELQKENLNRDIETMKSDKDVLQQKVQNLQEQLAELRLQQTEWLSQQSYEQTDACRLEETISQLEVEEHQLQLLIEQGEAKVQTVDVEQLANQLTQAQAKKTDLEQGVIRKRFELDDLEGQAEDVAEQMEQARKKNEEWIRQQAKAEATREKHADRLNKLLTQITDEFMQSFDQAKEQAKPVGNLAVAENQLKSIEKDIKELGPVNVDAIEQYDEVKGRFDFLSSQREDVLAAKNMLLSTINDMNDEVKERFKSTFEAIRESFKVTFRQMFGGGSADLILTEPDLLTAGVEISVQPPGKKIQSLNLMSGGEKALSALALLFSIIRVKTIPFVILDEVEAALDEANVKRFGDYLNRFDKESQFIVVTHRKGTMSAADSIYGVTMQESGVSKIVSVKLKDLENEE from the coding sequence ATGTATTTAAAAGAGATTGAAATCCAAGGCTTTAAATCCTTTGCGGATAAGACAAAAGTCGTATTTGACAAAGGGGTCACTGCCGTTGTAGGGCCTAATGGATCTGGAAAATCCAATATCACGGAGAGCTTGCGCTGGGCCCTGGGGGAATCCAGTGTCAAGAGTCTACGTGGGGGCAAGATGCCCGATGTTATCTTTGCCGGGACAGAATCGCGAAAACCGCTGAATTATGCCTGTGTCACAGTTGTCTTAGATAACCAGGATGGTTTTATCCAGCAGGCAGGGAAAGAAATTCGTGTCGAACGGCATATTTATCGTTCAGGAGACAGCGAGTACAAGATCGATGGCAAGAAAGTACGTCTTAGAGATGTGCATGATTTGTTCATGGATACGGGATTGGGACGTGACTCCTTCTCTATTATTTCCCAAGGAAGGGTAGAGGAGATCTTTAACTCCAAACCGGAAGAACGCCGGGCCATCTTTGAAGAAGCTGCTGGTGTCTTGAAATTTAAGACGCGGCGTAAGGAAACTGAGACCAAACTCAACCAAACCCAGGAGAATTTGGACCGTTTGGAGGACATCCTTTATGAATTAGAAGGACAGATCCAACCTCTTGAAAAGCAAGCGACGGTTGCTCGCCGTTTCTTGGAATTAGACCAAGAACGGCAGGTTCTCTTGCTGGATGTTTTAGTTGCTCAAGTCGATCTGACAAAAGAGCTCTACGAAAAGGCTGATCAAGAAGAAAAGGCCATTCAAGAACAGTTGGCTTCTTATTACCAACGTCGTCAGGTCTTAGAAGAAGAGAATGTACGCATCAAGAAAGCCCGTCATCAGTTGGATGAGAGCTTAGCTGAGGACCAGGCCAGCTTACTTGAGGTTACTCGTTTGATCAGTGATTTGGAAAAGCAAATCGAAGTAGCTAAGCTGCAATCAAGCCAAGCAGCCCATAGTCGCAAGGAAAATTTAGAGCGATTGGATGCTGTTTTGGCCCGTCTGGAAGAAGCGAAACAAGAGCTGGCTCAAAAACAAGAGACGCTAGCTGTGCTTCAACAAAGACTGACAGAGAACCGTCAGCAACAAGAAGAGTTGGAAAAAGAATTAGCCAACTATGAAGAAGATCCGGAACAAGTCATTGAGCATCTACGCGAGCAGTATGTCGCACTCTTGCAGATGGAGGCTGAAAAATCTAATGAGCGAACAGCCATTGAGAGCCGGATCCAAGCACTCCTGCAAGAATCAAGCCATCGTCAAGAGGATTTGACCAAGGCACAAACAAACTTTGAAACTGCCAAGGAAAAAGAAGTCCGACAATTGGAAGAGTTGGATCAGGCACAAGCGACGGTCAAAGGCCTATTAGCAGAATACCAAGAGCAATTGGTAAAAGTGGAGCAGGCCAAAGCTGCCTACCAAGAGGCTCAAGCGGCCATGTTTGACTTGATGGATGAGAGCAAGAATAAGCTGGCGCGGATCAATAGCTTGGAAGCTATTCAGAAAAACCATAGTAACTTCTATGCAGGCGTCAAGAGCGTTTTGCAAGAAGCAGAACGGTTAGGAGGCATCTGTGGGGCTGTTAGTGAGAATTTGAGCTTCTCAAAAGACTACCAGACGGCGCTTGAAATTGCTCTGGGAGCTAGCAGCCAACAGATCATTGTCGAGGATGAAAAGGCTGCAACGCGAGCGATCGATTTCTTGAAACGCAATCGCTTGGGACGGGCAACTTTCCTTCCGCTCACGACGATCAAAGCTCGTCAACTATCCCCTCGGAATCTGGAATTAATTCAGGCCAGTGCAGGATTTCTAGGAATTGCGAGTGACTTGGTAACCTATGAGAATCGGTTTGAACAGATTTTCCAAAACTTGCTTGGAGTAACGGCTATCTTTGACACGACGGAGCATGCGCGTGAGGCGGCTCGTAAAGTCAACTATCAAGTTCGGATGGTGACCTTGGATGGGACCGAATTGCGGACCGGAGGGTCGTATGCCGGTGGTGCCAATCGTTCCCAAAATACGGTCTTTGTCAAACCAGAATTGGATAGTTTGAAGCAGGAAATGCAAGCTCTGGATGCTTGTTTGAGAGAAGCAGAGCAGGAGGTCGAGACCAAGGACAATCTGCTCAAGCAGGCGCAAGAATACCTGGCCTCTATTCAAAGCCAAGGTGAGCAAGCGCGTCTAGAGCAACAGCGGGCCCAATTGGCCTACCAACAAAGCCAAGAGCAACTGAAAGAAATTCAGGAACTCTTAGAAGCTTTGAAGTCAGAATTGGCAACAGATGCGACCCAGTCTCTCCAAGAAGAGCTGGAATCCCTTACTGAGCAATTAGCAAAAATTGAGCTTCAAAAAGAAAATCTGAATCGCGACATTGAAACCATGAAGTCGGATAAAGATGTTCTGCAACAAAAGGTACAAAACCTGCAAGAGCAATTGGCAGAATTGCGACTTCAACAGACGGAATGGTTGAGCCAACAAAGCTACGAGCAAACAGATGCTTGTCGCTTGGAAGAAACGATCTCCCAGTTGGAAGTAGAAGAGCATCAGTTGCAATTGCTGATTGAACAAGGCGAGGCCAAAGTCCAGACAGTTGATGTGGAGCAGCTAGCCAACCAATTGACGCAGGCACAAGCCAAGAAAACGGACTTGGAACAAGGGGTCATTCGGAAACGATTTGAGCTGGATGATTTGGAAGGCCAGGCCGAAGATGTGGCAGAACAGATGGAACAAGCTCGCAAGAAAAACGAAGAATGGATTCGTCAACAAGCCAAGGCTGAAGCGACACGTGAAAAGCATGCGGATCGTTTGAACAAGCTCTTAACGCAAATTACCGATGAATTCATGCAAAGCTTTGACCAAGCCAAAGAGCAGGCCAAACCTGTTGGAAATCTTGCAGTGGCTGAAAACCAGCTCAAGAGCATCGAAAAAGATATTAAGGAACTTGGTCCAGTCAATGTGGATGCGATCGAGCAGTACGACGAGGTGAAGGGGCGCTTTGATTTCCTTTCCAGCCAGCGTGAGGATGTCTTGGCTGCGAAAAATATGCTTCTGTCTACCATCAACGACATGAATGACGAGGTCAAGGAACGCTTTAAATCAACCTTTGAAGCCATTCGTGAATCCTTTAAAGTCACTTTCCGTCAAATGTTTGGTGGGGGTTCTGCTGATTTGATTCTGACAGAGCCAGATCTTCTGACAGCTGGTGTTGAAATTTCTGTACAGCCACCTGGTAAAAAGATCCAATCCTTAAACCTCATGAGTGGTGGAGAAAAGGCCTTGTCTGCTTTGGCCCTCTTGTTCTCGATTATTCGTGTCAAGACTATTCCATTTGTCATTTTGGATGAGGTAGAGGCTGCCCTAGATGAGGCCAATGTTAAGCGCTTTGGGGATTATTTGAACCGCTTTGATAAGGAAAGCCAATTTATTGTCGTGACGCACCGGAAGGGAACCATGTCAGCTGCCGATTCCATCTATGGTGTGACCATGCAGGAGTCTGGGGTTTCTAAAATCGTCTCAGTAAAATTGAAAGACTTAGAAAATGAAGAATAA
- a CDS encoding Cof-type HAD-IIB family hydrolase: MKNNDIKLIATDMDGTFLNDQHQYDQDLLRKVLASCKEKGIYFAAASGRALLSLKSLFKGFEDQMIFIAENGSVVEFHGEDLYEATMSKDFYLGVFEALKASPYADPNKLLLTGKKGSYVLETVDPDYLALSQHYNENIQKVKSLVDIQDEIFKLTTNFDAALVLEGEQWVTENIPGVKAMTTGFESIDIVLDYVDKGVAITALADKLGISMDQVMAFGDNLNDLHMMQVVGHPVAPENARPEILAIAETVIDHHATGSVLRYMEEIV, encoded by the coding sequence ATGAAGAATAATGATATTAAATTGATCGCTACGGATATGGATGGAACCTTTCTAAATGACCAACATCAGTACGATCAAGACCTTTTACGCAAGGTGTTAGCAAGCTGCAAAGAAAAAGGCATCTATTTTGCTGCTGCGAGTGGCCGTGCCCTCCTTTCGCTCAAATCCCTCTTTAAAGGGTTTGAAGACCAGATGATTTTCATTGCTGAAAATGGCAGTGTGGTAGAATTTCATGGAGAAGATCTCTACGAAGCGACCATGTCCAAAGACTTTTATTTGGGTGTTTTTGAGGCTTTGAAAGCTTCCCCTTATGCAGACCCGAATAAATTGCTTTTGACGGGGAAAAAAGGGAGCTATGTCTTAGAAACGGTGGATCCCGACTATCTGGCCTTGAGTCAGCACTACAATGAAAACATTCAAAAAGTGAAAAGCCTAGTGGATATTCAGGATGAAATTTTCAAATTGACCACCAACTTCGATGCAGCTCTTGTTCTTGAAGGAGAGCAATGGGTCACTGAGAATATCCCAGGCGTCAAAGCAATGACGACAGGTTTTGAATCGATTGATATTGTCCTCGATTATGTCGATAAAGGAGTGGCGATTACCGCCTTAGCGGATAAACTAGGGATCTCGATGGATCAGGTGATGGCTTTTGGGGATAACCTAAATGACCTCCATATGATGCAAGTCGTGGGCCATCCTGTAGCGCCAGAAAATGCACGTCCCGAAATCTTGGCGATTGCTGAAACAGTCATCGACCACCATGCGACGGGTTCTGTCCTACGCTACATGGAGGAAATTGTATGA
- a CDS encoding Cof-type HAD-IIB family hydrolase: MSKISLIALDLDGTLLNSEKKISPRNRAALAAAQAQGVKVVLTTGRPLKAMDFLLEELGTAGLKEEYTITFNGGLVQRNNGEILSKVVLAPEDVATIHDETARLGLPLDAISEGTVYEIHSERKSLYSHYNPYLNFIETDFKDLPSTISYNKCVTAVDQDFLDAAIKQIKPDLFQDYEIFKSREMLLEWCPKNVHKATGLEALAAILGLTSDQVMACGDEANDLSMIQWAGLGVAMGNAVPAVKEVAALVAPVTNDQDAVAWAIENYVLKESE, translated from the coding sequence ATGAGTAAGATTTCCTTGATTGCGCTGGATTTAGATGGGACCCTTCTCAATTCTGAAAAAAAGATCTCTCCTCGCAATAGAGCAGCTCTCGCTGCTGCACAGGCTCAAGGTGTCAAGGTGGTTCTAACCACTGGTCGCCCCTTGAAAGCTATGGATTTTCTTTTGGAAGAATTGGGAACAGCAGGCCTCAAAGAAGAGTATACGATTACCTTCAACGGTGGCTTGGTGCAGCGAAATAATGGAGAAATCCTCTCAAAAGTTGTCTTGGCACCAGAAGATGTAGCAACCATTCATGATGAAACAGCCCGTCTAGGCCTTCCGCTGGATGCGATCAGTGAGGGAACGGTTTATGAGATTCATTCGGAACGGAAGTCCCTCTATTCCCATTACAATCCCTACCTGAACTTTATTGAAACAGATTTTAAAGACCTGCCATCCACGATTTCCTACAACAAGTGTGTGACAGCAGTCGATCAAGACTTTTTAGATGCAGCGATAAAGCAGATCAAGCCGGACTTATTTCAAGACTATGAAATTTTTAAATCTCGGGAAATGTTGCTGGAATGGTGCCCCAAAAATGTTCACAAGGCAACAGGTTTAGAGGCATTGGCAGCCATTTTGGGTCTTACATCTGATCAAGTCATGGCCTGTGGAGATGAGGCCAATGACCTGTCTATGATCCAGTGGGCTGGACTAGGGGTTGCTATGGGCAATGCGGTCCCGGCAGTGAAAGAGGTGGCGGCGCTTGTTGCACCCGTGACCAATGACCAAGATGCTGTCGCATGGGCAATTGAAAATTATGTGCTAAAGGAGAGTGAATAA
- the ftsY gene encoding signal recognition particle-docking protein FtsY has protein sequence MGLFDRLFGKKEETEKVLPSTEEVTESTGVEETVKEEPTTAVSNDKEEQKIADMEAYYQELKARIAATHQPVSTVTQEEPSEEPLVEENVTSETPEDQAPVEESPVVFEPAQTETTPEEVSPVADETETEPLEEVKIEAEETEDGEEADGANGSEMEEESPIASPSSDAELVEGSTTEEESPELVEAQDEVSEPEVSEAIAQVEETSEVAEAESRLPQGEAASAVEERTVEEAEEPIPDEVEPEQETIQEKYDRSLKKTRTGFGARLNAFFANFRSVDEEFFEELEELLIMSDVGVQVASNLTEELRYEARLENAKKSDALKRVIIEKLVDLYEKDGQFNEAIRFRDGLTVMLFVGVNGVGKTTSIGKLAHRYKQEGKKVMLVAADTFRAGAVAQLAEWGRRVDVPVVTGPEKSDPASVVFDGMERAIAENIDVLMIDTAGRLQNKDNLMAELEKIGRIIKRVVPDAPHETLLALDASTGQNALVQAKEFSKITPVTGIVLTKIDGTARGGVVLAIREELDIPVKLIGFGEKIDDIGPFHSENFMRGLLEGLI, from the coding sequence ATGGGATTATTTGATCGTTTATTTGGAAAAAAAGAAGAAACTGAAAAAGTGCTTCCGTCTACTGAAGAAGTGACGGAAAGTACTGGGGTTGAAGAAACTGTCAAAGAGGAGCCGACGACGGCTGTCTCAAATGACAAGGAAGAGCAAAAAATCGCTGATATGGAGGCTTACTACCAAGAGCTTAAAGCGCGGATTGCAGCCACACATCAACCTGTTTCAACCGTCACTCAAGAAGAGCCATCAGAGGAACCTCTTGTTGAAGAAAATGTGACTTCAGAGACTCCTGAAGACCAAGCACCAGTAGAGGAGTCTCCGGTTGTCTTTGAACCCGCTCAAACAGAAACAACTCCTGAAGAAGTTTCACCTGTAGCTGATGAAACGGAGACTGAGCCTCTTGAAGAAGTGAAAATTGAAGCGGAAGAAACTGAAGATGGTGAGGAAGCAGATGGGGCTAACGGTTCAGAAATGGAAGAAGAGTCACCAATTGCCTCTCCATCATCTGACGCTGAGCTAGTAGAAGGGAGCACGACAGAAGAGGAGTCTCCAGAACTAGTAGAAGCTCAGGATGAGGTTTCAGAACCTGAAGTATCAGAAGCGATTGCTCAAGTGGAGGAAACTTCAGAAGTGGCAGAAGCTGAGTCCAGACTTCCTCAAGGAGAAGCTGCTTCAGCCGTTGAGGAAAGAACTGTTGAAGAGGCAGAAGAGCCAATTCCAGACGAGGTTGAGCCAGAGCAAGAAACCATTCAGGAAAAATACGATCGTAGCTTGAAAAAGACACGGACTGGATTTGGAGCACGTCTCAATGCTTTCTTTGCTAATTTCCGTTCAGTCGATGAAGAATTCTTTGAAGAATTGGAAGAACTCTTGATCATGAGTGACGTTGGGGTTCAAGTGGCCTCTAATTTAACCGAAGAGTTGCGCTATGAAGCCCGTTTGGAAAATGCCAAAAAATCAGATGCTCTCAAGCGCGTGATCATCGAAAAATTGGTGGACTTGTATGAAAAGGATGGCCAATTTAATGAAGCGATTCGTTTTCGAGATGGTCTTACGGTCATGCTCTTTGTTGGGGTCAATGGAGTTGGGAAAACAACCTCTATCGGGAAGTTAGCCCACCGCTACAAACAAGAAGGCAAGAAAGTCATGTTGGTTGCAGCAGATACTTTCCGTGCAGGAGCAGTGGCTCAACTAGCAGAATGGGGACGCCGTGTAGATGTTCCAGTTGTAACAGGTCCTGAAAAATCAGATCCTGCTAGCGTTGTATTTGATGGAATGGAACGCGCGATCGCTGAAAACATCGATGTTCTGATGATTGATACAGCTGGTCGTCTGCAAAACAAGGACAACCTCATGGCGGAGCTTGAAAAAATCGGCCGCATTATCAAGCGTGTGGTACCTGATGCACCGCATGAAACCTTGCTGGCCCTCGATGCATCAACCGGTCAAAATGCCTTGGTGCAGGCTAAAGAATTTTCAAAAATTACGCCTGTTACAGGAATTGTATTGACCAAGATTGATGGAACGGCTCGAGGTGGGGTCGTCCTTGCCATTCGTGAGGAGTTGGACATCCCAGTGAAGTTGATTGGATTCGGAGAGAAGATTGATGACATCGGACCATTCCACTCAGAAAACTTCATGAGAGGTCTCTTGGAAGGCTTGATTTAA
- the zwf gene encoding glucose-6-phosphate dehydrogenase: MSSKVIVTIFGASGDLAKRKLYPSLFRLYKSGNLSENFAVIGTARRPWSKEYFESVVVESITDLADSPQQAQEFASHFYYQSHDVNDTEHYIALRELQNSLDEKYQTEHNKVFFLSMAPQFFGTIAKHLKSEGIVDGQGFERLIVEKPFGTDLETASQLNKELEETFDEEQIFRIDHYLGKEMIQNIFAIRFGNLIFDNLWNRDFIDNIQITFAERLGVEERGGYYDHSGALRDMVQNHTLQLLSLLAMDKPATFTKDAIRAEKVKVFEQLHNPTDEELKKFFIRGQYHSGTIEGKKDISYRSEPNVDPESTTETYASGAFFVDSDRFRGVPFFFRTGKRLTQKGTMVNVVFKQTDSIFGHSLQPNVLTIYIQPNEGFSLSINGKEVGEKFSIAPISFDYETDATATGASPEPYEKLIFDVLNNDSTNYSHWHEVRASWQLIDRIEKLWAENGAPLYEYKSGSMGPTASDDLLAEYGAEWVWKPEPKN, translated from the coding sequence ATGTCTTCAAAAGTTATTGTAACCATTTTCGGGGCCAGTGGAGATTTAGCCAAGCGCAAACTCTATCCATCCCTTTTTAGACTCTATAAATCAGGAAATCTATCTGAAAACTTTGCGGTTATCGGAACAGCCCGCAGACCATGGAGCAAGGAGTACTTTGAATCAGTCGTGGTAGAATCCATCACAGATCTGGCAGATAGCCCACAACAAGCTCAAGAATTCGCTAGTCATTTCTACTACCAAAGCCACGATGTCAATGATACCGAACATTACATCGCCCTGCGCGAATTGCAAAACAGCTTGGATGAAAAATACCAAACAGAACACAACAAGGTCTTCTTCTTGTCCATGGCTCCTCAATTTTTTGGAACCATTGCCAAACACCTCAAATCAGAAGGCATTGTGGATGGGCAAGGCTTTGAGCGCTTGATCGTTGAAAAACCTTTCGGTACAGACCTAGAAACGGCTAGTCAGCTCAACAAGGAATTGGAAGAAACCTTTGATGAAGAACAAATCTTCCGGATCGACCATTACCTTGGAAAAGAAATGATCCAAAATATCTTTGCCATTCGTTTTGGAAATCTTATTTTTGATAATCTTTGGAACCGAGATTTTATTGACAATATCCAAATTACCTTTGCTGAACGCTTAGGAGTTGAAGAACGCGGTGGCTACTATGATCATTCTGGGGCCCTTCGAGATATGGTGCAAAACCATACCCTTCAGCTTTTGTCTTTGCTTGCTATGGATAAACCAGCCACCTTTACTAAGGATGCGATTCGGGCAGAAAAAGTTAAAGTTTTTGAGCAATTGCACAATCCAACAGATGAGGAACTGAAGAAATTCTTTATCCGTGGTCAATACCATTCAGGTACGATCGAAGGGAAAAAAGATATCTCTTATCGCAGTGAACCCAATGTCGACCCTGAATCTACTACGGAAACCTATGCTTCTGGTGCATTCTTTGTTGATAGCGATCGCTTCCGCGGAGTACCTTTCTTCTTCCGTACCGGAAAACGCTTGACCCAAAAAGGAACCATGGTCAATGTGGTCTTCAAGCAAACCGATTCCATCTTTGGACATAGCTTGCAACCAAATGTCTTGACCATTTATATCCAACCAAATGAAGGTTTCTCATTGAGCATCAACGGAAAAGAGGTTGGAGAAAAATTCAGTATCGCACCGATTTCCTTTGATTACGAAACAGATGCGACCGCAACTGGAGCTTCACCAGAGCCTTATGAAAAATTAATTTTCGACGTTTTGAACAATGACTCAACCAATTACAGCCACTGGCACGAAGTTCGTGCTTCATGGCAATTGATTGACCGGATTGAAAAACTATGGGCCGAAAATGGAGCACCGCTCTATGAATACAAGTCTGGATCCATGGGACCAACTGCATCCGATGATCTCCTTGCAGAATACGGAGCCGAATGGGTTTGGAAACCTGAACCTAAAAATTAA
- a CDS encoding TIGR03943 family putative permease subunit, with protein sequence MIRFLILAGYFELTMYLQLSGKLNQYINLHYSYLAYISMFLSFVLALVQLIIWVKQMKIHSHLSGFWAKVASIFLLCIPLFVGLFFPTVTLDSQTVSAKGYHFPVAAGSSKEIQQDEGTTTQYLKPDTSSYFTKSAYESEMKQAAKKYVDKKVIQVTTENYMEVMEVIYDYPDQFAGKTIELTGFVYNDPNNKESQFLFRFGIIHCIADSGVYGLLTTGAPQHFENNTWIHAKGTLSIEYHKQLKQSLPVLHVTDCQTITQPDNPYVYRVF encoded by the coding sequence ATGATTCGTTTCTTGATATTAGCTGGCTATTTTGAGCTCACCATGTACCTGCAATTATCTGGTAAGCTCAATCAATACATCAACTTACACTATTCTTACTTGGCTTATATTTCCATGTTCTTGTCCTTTGTTTTAGCTCTTGTGCAGCTGATCATCTGGGTCAAGCAGATGAAGATCCACAGTCATCTCTCTGGCTTCTGGGCAAAAGTGGCGAGTATTTTCTTGCTCTGTATTCCTTTGTTTGTCGGGCTATTTTTTCCTACAGTGACACTGGATTCCCAAACAGTCTCTGCCAAAGGCTACCACTTCCCGGTTGCGGCTGGATCTTCCAAGGAAATCCAGCAGGACGAAGGGACAACAACCCAGTATCTCAAACCAGATACTAGTAGCTATTTTACCAAATCTGCCTATGAGTCAGAAATGAAGCAGGCGGCAAAGAAATATGTTGATAAAAAAGTGATTCAGGTGACCACTGAGAATTACATGGAAGTCATGGAAGTGATTTATGATTATCCTGACCAATTTGCAGGAAAGACCATTGAGTTGACCGGTTTTGTTTACAATGACCCTAATAACAAAGAAAGTCAATTTCTCTTTCGCTTTGGGATCATCCACTGTATCGCAGACTCGGGTGTTTACGGTCTTTTAACAACCGGTGCCCCTCAACATTTTGAAAACAATACCTGGATCCATGCAAAAGGAACCTTATCCATTGAATACCACAAACAGCTCAAGCAAAGCTTGCCTGTCCTCCACGTGACGGATTGTCAAACCATTACACAACCAGATAATCCTTATGTCTACCGCGTATTTTAA
- a CDS encoding permease codes for MTFFQHLPSSVLQAGAIFLSIIIEALPFVLIGSIISGIIEVYITPERVYRFLPKNKFGRIFFGTFIGFIFPSCECGIVPIINRFLEKKVPSYTAVPFLVTAPVINPIVLFATYSAFGNSVKMALYRALGSLLVATVLGIFLGFIQTDSIQKEHRKPVHEHDFRDLSKGQKLFQVLVQAIDEFFDTGRYLVFGCLFASLVQVYVPTRILTSISATPVIAILLLMVLSFLLSLCSEADAFVGSSLLTSFGVAPVLAFLVIGPMLDVKNLLMMKNYLKTRFIWQFIGIVSGVVLLYAWFVGVVL; via the coding sequence ATGACATTCTTTCAACACCTTCCCTCTAGCGTCTTGCAGGCGGGGGCTATTTTTCTCTCGATTATTATCGAGGCCCTACCGTTTGTCCTAATCGGAAGTATCATTTCAGGGATTATTGAGGTCTATATCACCCCCGAGAGGGTCTACCGCTTTCTTCCCAAAAATAAATTTGGGCGGATCTTCTTTGGGACTTTTATCGGCTTTATCTTTCCTTCCTGTGAATGTGGAATTGTTCCCATTATCAATCGCTTTCTAGAAAAGAAAGTCCCAAGTTATACTGCTGTTCCCTTTCTGGTGACAGCACCGGTCATCAATCCCATCGTTCTCTTTGCGACCTACTCAGCCTTTGGGAATTCTGTTAAGATGGCCCTCTACCGCGCCCTTGGTTCCTTGCTTGTCGCAACAGTACTAGGGATCTTCCTTGGCTTTATTCAGACAGATTCGATCCAAAAAGAACATCGCAAACCTGTGCATGAACATGATTTTAGGGACTTGAGCAAAGGCCAAAAGCTCTTTCAAGTCTTGGTGCAAGCCATTGATGAATTCTTTGATACAGGACGCTACTTGGTATTTGGTTGTCTCTTTGCCAGCCTCGTCCAAGTCTATGTCCCAACACGGATCCTCACTTCGATCAGTGCGACACCGGTTATTGCTATTCTCCTTCTCATGGTCTTGTCCTTTCTCCTCTCACTTTGTAGCGAGGCGGACGCCTTTGTTGGATCCTCTCTTCTAACAAGTTTTGGAGTAGCGCCTGTTCTTGCCTTTCTGGTGATTGGGCCTATGCTTGATGTCAAAAATCTCCTCATGATGAAAAATTATCTCAAGACCCGTTTTATCTGGCAATTTATCGGAATTGTGAGTGGAGTTGTGCTCCTTTATGCTTGGTTTGTGGGGGTAGTGCTATGA
- a CDS encoding SPJ_0845 family protein, protein MAIKFSKTDDLDKMFENFASFPDVEKKVEFPEEKKKAETATTKEAKKVK, encoded by the coding sequence ATGGCTATTAAATTCTCAAAAACAGATGATCTTGATAAAATGTTTGAAAATTTTGCGAGTTTTCCGGATGTAGAAAAGAAAGTAGAATTTCCTGAAGAGAAAAAGAAGGCAGAAACTGCTACCACTAAAGAAGCAAAGAAGGTTAAGTAA